The following coding sequences lie in one Rutidosis leptorrhynchoides isolate AG116_Rl617_1_P2 chromosome 4, CSIRO_AGI_Rlap_v1, whole genome shotgun sequence genomic window:
- the LOC139843626 gene encoding probable nucleoside diphosphate kinase 5 isoform X2 encodes MLVIFRSGFYFREFSIIILLASLVFVLHRSLAVVDLGNERTLAIVKPDGVSGNYATSIRKIILESGFVIERQLTLHLDEDTAGRFYAEHSTKSFFPSLVKYMSSGPVLIMVLQKNNAIADWRALIGPTDARKAKVTHPVRAMCGEDLERNCVHGSDSHESAEREISFFTGIFSEGTTLKHDEL; translated from the exons ATGCTAGTAATTTTCCGTAGCGGCTTCTACTTTCGTGAATTTTCAATAATCATTCTTCTCGCCTCACTTGTTTTCGTATTGCATAG ATCACTGGCAGTTGTCGATTTGGGAAACGAAAGGACACTAGCGATAGTGAAACCGGATGGGGTTTCTGGTAATTATGCTACCTCAATAAGGAAGATTATTTTGGAATCTGGTTTCGTTATTGAAAGACAACTTACATTACATCTTGATGAAGATACAGCAGGAAGATTTTATGCTGAGCATTCTACAAAGAGTTTTTTTCCAAGCCTTGTTAAATACATGTCTAG TGGCCCAGTCTTGATAATGGTTCTGCAGAAAAATAATGCTATTGCTGATTGGCGTGCTCTTATAGGACCAACTGATGCTCGCAAGGCTAAAGTTACTCATCCTGTCAG GGCCATGTGTGGGGAGGACTTGGAGCGGAATTGTGTTCATGGATCAGATTCACACGAGTCTGCTGAAAGGGAAATTTCCTTTTTCACAGGGATATTTTCAG AAGGAACAACCTTGAAGCATGATGAACTCTGA
- the LOC139843626 gene encoding probable nucleoside diphosphate kinase 5 isoform X1 — MLVIFRSGFYFREFSIIILLASLVFVLHRSLAVVDLGNERTLAIVKPDGVSGNYATSIRKIILESGFVIERQLTLHLDEDTAGRFYAEHSTKSFFPSLVKYMSSGPVLIMVLQKNNAIADWRALIGPTDARKAKVTHPVSIRAMCGEDLERNCVHGSDSHESAEREISFFTGIFSEGTTLKHDEL; from the exons ATGCTAGTAATTTTCCGTAGCGGCTTCTACTTTCGTGAATTTTCAATAATCATTCTTCTCGCCTCACTTGTTTTCGTATTGCATAG ATCACTGGCAGTTGTCGATTTGGGAAACGAAAGGACACTAGCGATAGTGAAACCGGATGGGGTTTCTGGTAATTATGCTACCTCAATAAGGAAGATTATTTTGGAATCTGGTTTCGTTATTGAAAGACAACTTACATTACATCTTGATGAAGATACAGCAGGAAGATTTTATGCTGAGCATTCTACAAAGAGTTTTTTTCCAAGCCTTGTTAAATACATGTCTAG TGGCCCAGTCTTGATAATGGTTCTGCAGAAAAATAATGCTATTGCTGATTGGCGTGCTCTTATAGGACCAACTGATGCTCGCAAGGCTAAAGTTACTCATCCTGTCAG CATCAGGGCCATGTGTGGGGAGGACTTGGAGCGGAATTGTGTTCATGGATCAGATTCACACGAGTCTGCTGAAAGGGAAATTTCCTTTTTCACAGGGATATTTTCAG AAGGAACAACCTTGAAGCATGATGAACTCTGA